One Miscanthus floridulus cultivar M001 chromosome 11, ASM1932011v1, whole genome shotgun sequence DNA window includes the following coding sequences:
- the LOC136493982 gene encoding uncharacterized protein At1g65710-like isoform X1, protein MQWSLLAMIASCFPAASKKQQAKRRDGEPSSDSKKSGGRKSGMDTVFVADAKKAPQAKAPVPPKKAVARPEEPTADKRTVFVVKAAAAAAAAEVAAASKGGREEAEAKRAAPEEEPRPVAVGRAPVRTSSCTKEEVDAILIQCGRLSRSSSASGKAPSGEHRRYAGSKRSYDFDHERRGGGGDVDECDWGREGAVVARSSPRRRTPERKRSSSHDGRTGGGSGSRSRRISRSPGRRADVVPAAGSSGTGERGARQQPGKMVSVPAREKGRPPSPVKAASSGKRYPSPRSNSPARAAASGNENAGAQSTQGPSLSRSSSRKAEQSPFRRNPMVELDENALGNNHHHNGKPLKKSADGAVAIALPQKTAERAKDQIPSYQTAKEEIVEEAVASDTKSAPARMNATHSVSIVAENVTNPRPGSRSSRRSSRDFEHNGNTYASLLLEDIQNYHQQSTSAATATEAPTFALPACVSKACSILEAVADLNSSSSENKSFELERSVNDKESVNGRYGGKGAGTTLVVESEVSVKDDLMEPSMHKYVSVRDIRGETEPQESAGSNSFAGNAWTCSWEPNSVDSTDRTRTASQSYNGDEVEQSWQSKQKPSSSQEPSHRGSTSNVQVQRVRGAHRLSGSSSAIIGQSDVRGASATSSIA, encoded by the exons ATGCAGTGGTCTTTGCTTGCCATGATTGCTTCATGCTTTCCAGCCGCAAG CAAGAAGCAGCAAGCGAAGCGCCGAGACGGGGAGCCGTCGAGTGACTCCAAGAAGAGCGGCGGCCGGAAATCCGGCATGGACACAGTGTTTGTCGCCGATGCGAAGAAGGCGCCTCAGGCAAAGGCGCCGGTGCCGCCCAAGAAGGCTGTAGCCAGGCCGGAGGAGCCGACAGCCGACAAGAGGACGGTGTTCGTTGTCaaggccgcggcggcggctgcggccgcCGAGGTCGCGGCCGCCTCGAAGGGCGGGCGTGAGGAGGCGGAGGCGAAGAGGGCGGCGCCGGAGGAGGAGCCGAGGCCCGTCGCCGTGGGCCGGGCGCCGGTGCGGACGTCGAGCTGCACCAAGGAGGAGGTGGACGCGATCCTGATCCAGTGCGGCCGCCTCAGCCGGAGCTCGTCCGCGTCGGGGAAGGCGCCGTCGGGCGAGCACCGGAGGTACGCCGGATCCAAGCGGAGCTACGACTTCGACCACGAGagaaggggcggcggcggcgatgtcgACGAGTGCGATTGGGGCAGGGAGGGGGCCGTGGTGGCCAGGTCCTCCCCGCGCCGGAGGACGCCGGAGCGGAAGCGCTCGTCGAGCCACGATGGCCGCACTGGCGGCGGGagcgggagccggagccggaggatTAGCCGGTCGCCGGGGCGGCGGGCGGACGTCGTCCCCGCCGCGGGGAGCTCCGGGACCGGCGAGCGAGGCGCGAGGCAGCAGCCGGGCAAGATGGTGTCGGTCCCGGCCAGGGAGAAGGGGCGCCCGCCGTCGCCCGTGAAGGCTGCGTCGTCTGGCAAGAGGTACCCATCGCCAAGGTCGAACTCGCCCGCGAGGGCAGCGGCCTCGGGGAACGAGAATGCCGGGGCGCAGTCGACGCAAGGGCCATCGCTGAGCCGCAGCTCCTCGAGGAAGGCCGAGCAGTCGCCATTCCGTCGCAACCCCATGGTGGAACTCGACGAGAATGCGCTCGGCAACAACCACCATCACAATGGCAAGCCTCTAAAG AAATCCGCTGATGGTGCCGTTGCAATTGCATTGCCACAGAAGACCGCGGAGCGGGCAAAGGATCAGATCCCCAGCTACCAAACTGCGAAGGAGGAGATTGTGGAGGAGGCCGTGGCTTCGGACACCAAATCAGCGCCAGCAAGGATGAACGCGACCCACTCGGTGAGCATTGTGGCCGAGAACGTCACCAATCCGAGGCCGGGGAGCCGGTCGTCGAGGCGGTCCTCACGCGACTTCGAGCACAACGGCAACACCTACGCATCCCTGCTACTGGAGGACATCCAAAACTACCACCAGCAGAGCACCAGCGCTGCCACTGCCACTGAAGCGCCGACCTTCGCGCTCCCGGCGTGCGTGTCGAAGGCCTGCTCGATCCTTGAAGCGGTCGCCGACCTCAACTCCTCGTCGTCCGAGAACAAGAGCTTCGAGCTGGAGAGGTCGGTCAACGACAAGGAATCCGTCAACGGGAGGTACGGCGGCAAGGGTGCGGGCACCACCCTCGTGGTGGAGTCGGAGGTCAGCGTGAAGGACGACCTCATGGAGCCGAGCATGCACAAGTACGTCTCCGTGCGTGACATCCGCGGGGAGACCGAGCCGCAGGAGTCAGCGGGGAGCAACAGCTTTGCCGGCAACGCCTGGACGTGCTCGTGGGAGCCCAATTCCGTCGACTCCACAGACCGTACCAGGACGGCCTCGCAGTCGTACAACGGTGACGAGGTGGAGCAGTCATGGCAGAGCAAGCAGAAACCGTCGTCCTCCCAGGAGCCCAGCCACCGTGGTTCTACTAGCAATGTTCAGGTCCAGCGCGTGCGCGGTGCTCACCgcctcagcggcagcagcagtgcTATCATCGGCCAGTCCGATGTTCGCGGTGCCTCGGCGACTTCGTCCATCGCTTAA
- the LOC136493982 gene encoding uncharacterized protein At1g65710-like isoform X2, whose amino-acid sequence MGLCFSKKQQAKRRDGEPSSDSKKSGGRKSGMDTVFVADAKKAPQAKAPVPPKKAVARPEEPTADKRTVFVVKAAAAAAAAEVAAASKGGREEAEAKRAAPEEEPRPVAVGRAPVRTSSCTKEEVDAILIQCGRLSRSSSASGKAPSGEHRRYAGSKRSYDFDHERRGGGGDVDECDWGREGAVVARSSPRRRTPERKRSSSHDGRTGGGSGSRSRRISRSPGRRADVVPAAGSSGTGERGARQQPGKMVSVPAREKGRPPSPVKAASSGKRYPSPRSNSPARAAASGNENAGAQSTQGPSLSRSSSRKAEQSPFRRNPMVELDENALGNNHHHNGKPLKKSADGAVAIALPQKTAERAKDQIPSYQTAKEEIVEEAVASDTKSAPARMNATHSVSIVAENVTNPRPGSRSSRRSSRDFEHNGNTYASLLLEDIQNYHQQSTSAATATEAPTFALPACVSKACSILEAVADLNSSSSENKSFELERSVNDKESVNGRYGGKGAGTTLVVESEVSVKDDLMEPSMHKYVSVRDIRGETEPQESAGSNSFAGNAWTCSWEPNSVDSTDRTRTASQSYNGDEVEQSWQSKQKPSSSQEPSHRGSTSNVQVQRVRGAHRLSGSSSAIIGQSDVRGASATSSIA is encoded by the exons ATGGGGCTCTGTTTCAGCAAGAAGCAGCAAGCGAAGCGCCGAGACGGGGAGCCGTCGAGTGACTCCAAGAAGAGCGGCGGCCGGAAATCCGGCATGGACACAGTGTTTGTCGCCGATGCGAAGAAGGCGCCTCAGGCAAAGGCGCCGGTGCCGCCCAAGAAGGCTGTAGCCAGGCCGGAGGAGCCGACAGCCGACAAGAGGACGGTGTTCGTTGTCaaggccgcggcggcggctgcggccgcCGAGGTCGCGGCCGCCTCGAAGGGCGGGCGTGAGGAGGCGGAGGCGAAGAGGGCGGCGCCGGAGGAGGAGCCGAGGCCCGTCGCCGTGGGCCGGGCGCCGGTGCGGACGTCGAGCTGCACCAAGGAGGAGGTGGACGCGATCCTGATCCAGTGCGGCCGCCTCAGCCGGAGCTCGTCCGCGTCGGGGAAGGCGCCGTCGGGCGAGCACCGGAGGTACGCCGGATCCAAGCGGAGCTACGACTTCGACCACGAGagaaggggcggcggcggcgatgtcgACGAGTGCGATTGGGGCAGGGAGGGGGCCGTGGTGGCCAGGTCCTCCCCGCGCCGGAGGACGCCGGAGCGGAAGCGCTCGTCGAGCCACGATGGCCGCACTGGCGGCGGGagcgggagccggagccggaggatTAGCCGGTCGCCGGGGCGGCGGGCGGACGTCGTCCCCGCCGCGGGGAGCTCCGGGACCGGCGAGCGAGGCGCGAGGCAGCAGCCGGGCAAGATGGTGTCGGTCCCGGCCAGGGAGAAGGGGCGCCCGCCGTCGCCCGTGAAGGCTGCGTCGTCTGGCAAGAGGTACCCATCGCCAAGGTCGAACTCGCCCGCGAGGGCAGCGGCCTCGGGGAACGAGAATGCCGGGGCGCAGTCGACGCAAGGGCCATCGCTGAGCCGCAGCTCCTCGAGGAAGGCCGAGCAGTCGCCATTCCGTCGCAACCCCATGGTGGAACTCGACGAGAATGCGCTCGGCAACAACCACCATCACAATGGCAAGCCTCTAAAG AAATCCGCTGATGGTGCCGTTGCAATTGCATTGCCACAGAAGACCGCGGAGCGGGCAAAGGATCAGATCCCCAGCTACCAAACTGCGAAGGAGGAGATTGTGGAGGAGGCCGTGGCTTCGGACACCAAATCAGCGCCAGCAAGGATGAACGCGACCCACTCGGTGAGCATTGTGGCCGAGAACGTCACCAATCCGAGGCCGGGGAGCCGGTCGTCGAGGCGGTCCTCACGCGACTTCGAGCACAACGGCAACACCTACGCATCCCTGCTACTGGAGGACATCCAAAACTACCACCAGCAGAGCACCAGCGCTGCCACTGCCACTGAAGCGCCGACCTTCGCGCTCCCGGCGTGCGTGTCGAAGGCCTGCTCGATCCTTGAAGCGGTCGCCGACCTCAACTCCTCGTCGTCCGAGAACAAGAGCTTCGAGCTGGAGAGGTCGGTCAACGACAAGGAATCCGTCAACGGGAGGTACGGCGGCAAGGGTGCGGGCACCACCCTCGTGGTGGAGTCGGAGGTCAGCGTGAAGGACGACCTCATGGAGCCGAGCATGCACAAGTACGTCTCCGTGCGTGACATCCGCGGGGAGACCGAGCCGCAGGAGTCAGCGGGGAGCAACAGCTTTGCCGGCAACGCCTGGACGTGCTCGTGGGAGCCCAATTCCGTCGACTCCACAGACCGTACCAGGACGGCCTCGCAGTCGTACAACGGTGACGAGGTGGAGCAGTCATGGCAGAGCAAGCAGAAACCGTCGTCCTCCCAGGAGCCCAGCCACCGTGGTTCTACTAGCAATGTTCAGGTCCAGCGCGTGCGCGGTGCTCACCgcctcagcggcagcagcagtgcTATCATCGGCCAGTCCGATGTTCGCGGTGCCTCGGCGACTTCGTCCATCGCTTAA